The genomic stretch TGCCCCAAAAAAGAGGTTAAAATATTCCACTTGCCTGAATCCTGTTTGGCGGATCATTTCAGCCAGAACCGCCTGGGGAGGAAGATAAAGATCAAGGGAGTCGGCCAGGTAAGCATAGGGTTTTTTATCCCCGTGAAAAATCCAGCCTAAACAGGGCATAAGGTGGTAAAAGTAAAGACAGTGAAATGCCCGGATGATCATTCTCTCAGGCCGGCCTGTATCCAAGGTGGCAAATCTTCCTCCAGGTTTTAATACCCTTCGGATTTCAAAAAAGATATCGGGTATCTTGACATGCCTTAAGCCGAAACCCATCGTAATTACGTCAAAGGTATTATCAGGGAAGGGCAGATCCGAAACATCAGCCCATCTTAGTTCAATCTGCTGATCAAGGCCAAGCTGAGCCACCTTCTCTCTTCCCACATCAAGCATCTCTTGACAGAAATCAAGTCCGATAACCTTGATCTTTTCTGATTGTTTAGCGGCTTCCAGGGCAAAGTCAGCCGTGCCAGTGCAAAGG from bacterium encodes the following:
- a CDS encoding ubiquinone/menaquinone biosynthesis methyltransferase, whose translation is MKRQDYVKKLFSHLAPDYDRLNSIISLGRARRWRKFTIQKAELRDDAVVLDLCTGTADFALEAAKQSEKIKVIGLDFCQEMLDVGREKVAQLGLDQQIELRWADVSDLPFPDNTFDVITMGFGLRHVKIPDIFFEIRRVLKPGGRFATLDTGRPERMIIRAFHCLYFYHLMPCLGWIFHGDKKPYAYLADSLDLYLPPQAVLAEMIRQTGFRQVEYFNLFFGAVAVHVAVK